A window of the Fusarium poae strain DAOMC 252244 chromosome 3, whole genome shotgun sequence genome harbors these coding sequences:
- a CDS encoding hypothetical protein (BUSCO:4133at5125), with amino-acid sequence MEDQLVQLLSSTQLSDQGPRQQAEIELKRARTNPAFPLSLANIAAHTSIETSIRQSALTNLRLFIENNWSNDELDDEPQIPISDEVRGQLKQVLLDLVLSQEEDRKVKISASYAVGKIAVHDFPDQWPNMLPSVLSVVPSGTDAQLHGALRLLNDIIEESLSEDQFFSMAQDIAKALSEVAFNENRKPMHRALAISILRGCFDLLNMIREDHAKEVRAFADGLIQQWNPFFITVMKSPLPEANLENGSQPDTWSNIIALKLQVVKTLIRIRRVFPNLLLPQSTVFFSAVWEELSTLQAPHEQLYIKQDAQGRLEDSDNLPYTLDFLILEELDFLNQCFRAPPVQAELEGHLNAHPSASQVPWMKEIMNMLIGYSRVTREEEELWDIDCSLYLAEETSVTANYTARTAAGDLLIKMGEWFNQKAIEGLFGQTQPLFANGGSDWRNQEAALYLFVMLVSDFQDMDKPIPEEVAHAYLVLVDYAINRADEPLLRARGYLVAGILCRSYQTPAELLDRMITSITQEESEVVQVACIKALEGLINAGQVPTDRQVPIINAIQSYMNGKDPSEMEDADELLVTLSESLRAAITLDTRIALSNEVQSVDLLFMLAKLGASNFQVTMLISEGLEDVVTALSDTESYTALCGKLLPTLTGAFDVANLTEDNPLVTVAVELLAILAENGPEPLPAGFVAATFPKLNRLLMESNEGEVLRPGSEVVKWMLQHDHQQVLAWQDANGRSGLEVCLHIVDRLLGPSIEDNSASEVGGLAAELVEKAGQERLGPFLPQLLQAVANRLATAQAAAFIQSLILVFARLTLSGAHEVVDFLSQIQISGESGLQVVLAKWLENSVNFAGYDEIRQNVIALSKLYSLNDPRLAQTQVKGDLIVNQDDGLIKTRSRAKKTMAPDPDQYTVIPASLKIIKVLIEELLSASGQRAAANAAAAAVATASFEDENDEEGWEDDDDTLDLSLGATKHDLMSFVEGGQRQRDDETQAYLTEFFIRCGQENTANFQEWYNMLTEEEKIKLNEVASSAGQ; translated from the exons ATGGAGGACCAGTTGGTGCAGCTTCTTTCCAGTACCCAACTGTCCGACCAAGGTCCCAGGCAACAGGCCGAAATCGAGCTCAAGCGCGCACGAACGAATCCCGCCTTTCCGCTGTCCCTCGCTAACATCGCTGCTCATACCTCGATTGAAACAAGCATTCGCCAGTCTGCCCTTACCAACCTGCGACTCTTTATCGAGAACAACTGGAGCAATGACGAGCTTGACGATGAACCTCAAATCCCCATCTCCGATGAGGTCAGAGGCCAGCTCAAGCAGGTTCTGCTCGACTTGGTTTTGAGCCAGGAAGAGGACCGCAAAGTCAAGATCTCTGCCAGTTATGCAGTCGGAAAGATCGCCGTCCATGACTTTCCCGACCAGTGGCCCAACATGCTTCCTTCGGTCCTTTCCGTTGTCCCATCTGGCACCGATGCCCAACTCCACGGTGCTTTGAGATTGCTCAACGACATAATCGAAGAGAGTTTGAGTGAGGACCAGTTCTTTTCCATGGCACAGGATATTGCCAAGGCCCTCTCCGAAGTCGCTTTCAACGAGAACCGAAAGCCCATGCACCGAGCTCTTGCCATCTCAATCCTCCGAGGATGCTTCGATCTTCTCAATATGATCAGGGAGGACCACGCCAAGGAGGTCCGCGCATTTGCTGACGGACTCATTCAACAATGGAACCCCTTCTTCATTACTGTGATGAAGAGCCCTCTCCCCGAAGCCAACCTCGAGAATGGTAGCCAGCCCGACACCTGGAGCAACATCATCGCACTCAAGCTCCAGGTTGTGAAGACGCTCATTAGAATTAGACGTGTCTTCCCCAACCTTCTCTTACCTCAGAGCACTGTTTTCTTTAGTGCGGTATGGGAGGAGCTTTCCACCTTGCAAGCCCCCCACGAACAGCTGTACATCAAGCAGGATGCCCAGGGACGACTTGAGGACTCCGACAATCTGCCATACACCCTGGACTTCCTCATTTTGGAGGAATTGGATTTCCTGAACCAGTGCTTCAGGGCTCCACCGGTGCAGGCCGAGCTTGAGGGTCATCTCAACGCCCACCCCTctgcatcgcaggttccctGGATGAAAGAGATCATGAACATGCTCATCGGATACTCCCGTGTCACTagggaagaggaggaacTGTGGGATATAGACTGCTCCTTGTACCTTGCCGAGGAGACTTCCGTCACCGCAAACTACACTGCACGCACTGCTGCTGGTGATCTGTTGATCAAGATGGGTGAGTGGTTCAACCAAAAGGCCATAGAAGGCCTGTTTGGGCAGACACAACCACTCTTTGCCAACGGAGGTTCCGATTGGCGTAACCAGGAGGCGGCACTCTACCTTTTTGTTATGCTGGTCAGCGACTTCCAAGACATGGACAAGCCAATTCCGGAGGAAGTTGCCCATGCATACCTTGTACTGGTAGACTACGCCATCAACCGGGCCGATGAGCCTCTTCTCCGGGCCAGAGGATACCTCGTTGCTGGTATCCTTTGCCGATCTTACCAGACTCCTGCCGAGCTGTTGGATCGTATGATCACCTCGATCACGCAAGAGGAATCAGAGGTTGTTCAAGTTGCCTGCATCAAGGCCCTGGAGGGTTTGATCAACGCTGGTCAAGTGCCTACCGATAGACAGGTTCCCATCATCAATGCTATCCAAAGCTACATGAATGGCAAGGACCCCAGTGAGATGGAAGATGCGGATGAACTTCTCGTTACACTCTCCGAGTCTCTTCGCGCCGCTATCACACTGGACACTCGAATTGCCCTCTCCAATGAAGTGCAGTCCGTTGACCTTCTCTTCATGCTTGCCAAGCTTGGCGCTAGCAACTTCCAAGTCACAATGTTGATTTCCGAGGGTCTTGAGGATGTAGTTACTGCTCTATCGGATACTGAGTCTTATACTGCCCTCTGCGGAAAGCTTCTGCCTACCTTGACCGGCGCCTTTGATGTTGCCAACCTCACTGAAGATAACCCTCTGGTTACA GTCGCCGTCGAGCTGCTGGCTATCCTTGCCGAGAACGGACCCGAACCACTACCTGCGGGCTTTGTGGCAGCTACTTTCCCCAAGCTGAACCGCCTCCTCATGGAGTCCAACGAGGGTGAGGTTCTTCGACCAGGATCAGAGGTCGTCAAGTGGATGCTTCAGCATGATCACCAGCAAGTTCTTGCATGGCAAGATGCTAACGGCCGCTCCGGTCTCGAGGTTTGTCTCCACATCGTCGACAGGCTCCTGGGTCCCTCTATTGAGGACAACTCAGCCTCCGAGGTTGGTGGTTTGGCCGCAGAGCTTGTTGAGAAGGCTGGCCAAGAGCGTCTTGGTCCTTTCCTACCCCAGCTTCTCCAAGCTGTTGCCAACCGACTTGCCACTGCTCAAGCCGCGGCCTTCATCCAGTCTCTCATCCTCGTGTTTGCCCGTCTCACCCTTTCCGGAGCCCACGAAGTGGTTGACTTTTTAAGTCAAATTCAGATCAGCGGGGAAAGTGGTCTGCAGGTTGTCTTAGCCAAGTGGCTAGAGAACTCTGTCAACTTTGCTGGATATGATGAAATCCGCCAAAA CGTGATCGCTCTATCCAAACTTTACTCCCTCAACGATCCTCGCCTTGCACAAACACAGGTCAAGGGTGATTTAATCGTAAACCAGGACGATGGGCTAATTAAGACACGTTCACGTGCGAAGAAGA CCATGGCACCAGACCCCGACCAGTACACCGTCATTCCTGCTTCACTCAAGATTATCAAGGTCCTCATTGAAGAACTTCTATCCGCATCTGGCCAACGGGCTGCTGCCAAtgctgccgctgctgctgtGGCAACTGCCAGTTTTGAGGACGAGAACGACGAGGAGGGCtgggaagacgacgacgatactCTCGACCTGAGCCTGGGAGCCACCAAGCATGACCTCATGTCGTTTGTGGAAGGTGGACAGCGACAGCGAGACGACGAGACGCAAGCTTACCTCACCGAGTTCTTCATCCGTTGCGGCCAGGAAAACACTGCCAACTTCCAAGAGTGGTATAACATGCtgacagaagaagagaagataaAGCTTAACGAGGTGGCCAGCTCGGCAGGACAATAG
- a CDS encoding hypothetical protein (BUSCO:47329at5125) — translation MSESLSVPAILSGMAEALPTHPHNDESSDLASSYEVIALLIHSYLSALGFKLQGFDEDKKLAECESLAPRLPSQWNSGFKSYSFVYSHKQSAMTFSIRVDRMGKKVEVRGLAVGDDNIRRFERSISEVVDSKKLPIRITIKDNQEDRSDLVEKLRAVFTSEKAIADVLHDLKINIVQKLIPKLQSEGYVETAEAEDNARSERRAQEAQNPNRPFRGDPAPNPNMPPPPVIPLPEMARPQPYPMGDFPPPGFEDEHEVNRPRPPRGGPQMPGGHPYGIGHDDLYPPNPLNPFSGGGLPARPGGHSGMHPTFDDPLFTGQGGNGHGDDGYGGYDPQAPPGARWDPTGPGGNPRFPGPGSGRSNNPFGRGFGGGDII, via the exons ATGTCAGAATCGCTCAGCGTCCCTGCCATCCTCAGCGGCATGGCGGAAGCGCTGCCCACACATCCTCATAACGACGAGTCATCGGATCTCGCATCCTCCTATGAAGTTATCGCTCTTCTCATTCACTCATATCTCTCCGCTCTTGGCTTCAAGCTCCAGGGCTTTGACGAGGACAAAAAGCTAG CTGAATGCGAATCACTTGCTCCTCGTCTGCCATCACAATGGAACTCGGGCTTCAAATCTTACAGCTTTGTATATTCGCACAAGCAGTCAGCCATGACCTTTAGTATTCGTGTGGATCGCATGGGCAAGAAGGTTGAGGTTCGCGGACTGGCTGTGGGAGACGATAATATTCGTCGTTTCGAACGATCGATTAGCGAAGTTGTGGACTCTAAGAAACTCCCTATTCGCATCACTATCAAGGACAATCAAGAAGACCGCAGTGACCTTGTTGAAAAGCTCCGCGCTGTGTTCACATCTGAGAAAGCTATTGCGG ATGTTCTCCATGACCTCAAAATCAACATCGTTCAAAAACTCATTCCTAAGCTCCAGAGTGAAGGGTATGTCGAGACTGCTGAGGCAGAGGACAACGCACGCTCTGAGCGCCGTGCTCAAGAAGCACAGAACCCAAACCGACCATTCCGTGGTGACCCTGCGCCTAACCCAAACATGCCTCCGCCTCCGGTAATCCCACTTCCCGAGATGGCTCGTCCCCAGCCTTACCCCATGGGCGACTTCCCTCCTCCAGGTTTTGAGGACGAGCACGAGGTGAATCGACCACGACCACCACGAGGCGGTCCTCAGATGCCTGGTGGGCATCCTTACGGCATCGGACACGACGACCTGTATCCGCCTAACCCTCTCAATCCTTTTTCTGGCGGGGGATTGCCTGCTCGCCCCGGTGGTCACTCGGGTATGCATCCCACCTTCGACGACCCATTGTTTACAGGACAAGGAGGTAATGGGCACGGAGACGATGGGTATGGAGGCTACGATCCCCAAGCTCCGCCCGGCGCGCGATGGGACCCCACTGGTCCTGGAGGTAATCCTCGATTCCCTGGTCCTGGCAGTGGACGAAGTAACAATCCTTTCGGTAGAGGTTTTGGAGGTGGCGATATAATTTGA
- a CDS encoding hypothetical protein (BUSCO:54589at5125) — protein sequence MDLGPSIPAAQASHLLSSFTIFLNLTLHTLLYHRGLYPATTFLTARALNLPVHQSRHPGLCTWINDAVSSVAVQLRKGTVRRIAVVMHAAKTFDVLERWVFDVETFPIGWGDREERNYSPALVEGVDEEGGVNWTDVNEALRGALRRISHAAEMMSALPEGSTFTLAVELRDEASAPIGHPQHWIPSQPNLQPPTDTSLNQGSAIGGQNTTPIRSVKAGPLFFECWIEQNDLE from the exons ATGGACTTAGGCCCATCTATCCCCGCCGCCCAAGCATCACACCTCCTTTCTTCCTTTACAATCTTTTTGAATCTCACTCTTCACACCCTCCTTTACCATCGCGGTCTCTACCCTGCAACTACTTTCCTCACTGCACGCGCCCTCAACCTCCCCGTCCACCAGTCCCGCCATCCTGGCCTCTGCACGTGGATAAACGATGCTGTCTCTTCTGTAGCAGTCCAACTGCGAAAAGGCACTGTGCGCCGTATAGCCGTTGTAATGCATGCTGCAAAGACTTTTGATGTACTTGAGCGTTGGGTATTTGACGTTGAGACGTTTCCTATTGGCTGGGGTGATAGAGAGGAGAGGAACTATAGCCCTGCGTTGGTCGAAGGTGTGGATGAGGAGGGTGGTGTGAATTGGACGGATGTAAATGAAGCTTTACGGGGGGCTCTAAGGCGTATCTCGCATGCAGCCGAGATGATGTCTGCTTTGCCTGAAGGTAGCACTTTTACACTTGCCGTTGAGCTACGTGACGAAGCATCGGCACCAATAGGG CATCCGCAACATTGGATACCTTCCCAACCAAACCTTCAACCACCAACAGACACCTCTTTGAATCAAGGTTCGGCTATTGGCGGCCAGAACACAACGCCAATCCGCTCTGTCAAAGCCGGTCCCCTCTTCTTTGAGTGTTGGATCGAGCAAAACGATTTAGAATGA
- a CDS encoding hypothetical protein (BUSCO:1630at5125): protein MVRVTEELVLSSDSVTLYHAADPLLGHLPLLLFHGPSTTANYTLNSSRVQVHVFTPAGFQSFPRITISPNSPFYSVVHHLPREFQGDEVYRALAFGLFKYFTELPDCVKLYLKNLYPTRGRRPGSAPALFSEQHAADIVKDMVQSDHTADIIETLQDALQTQHISHVDLDFVLPPGAIVPLQSVDLEDVPDDEDDILDPTLRQYGGYTPLIKLFGEPVFLPTSRLRRAPSKPTALNRSKSFLKDQKMELRMKLTELVETEERYVAKVRELVTNVAADFREGAQARAPGSLSPSEEELEKLFPNSADGILQVNSAFMEEMRRILDDTEEEALRDMETPTMNFMGSKIGRTRDPSGALAIARLFLEWFPKFTECYQDYIKASQHFPTLLNSFLDQQSSFRQRVAQAGEQTIRSILIEPVQRLPRYSLLIDQIVGCIPMTHPALQPMLKARDIITNICSMDEPLPDKPHVTNRLRNMVEAWPLNLEPQGRLIATADFTELAPPFQPLLNQSDRSGIFLLFSDCVVIIKKMSGTMTGRDLLREIEKPSAAGLLISMTNAAGGPAAYEFVFTGWHDLAEVRFTEADDGTLFWMTSTEEMRGAHPGEHRISKAVTSRCFLLQEMYEARAAKWGEDVVKARIEARFSEKEREDPTWTLRSARMPDSNLGLHAAIFQEGADQLIEGRKEPAPIRVVVDHDMGTKGAPVGHYGVEIVVNVTTNDMKRVSMLTVGLNGRQFQDDVALEDFLPTMSRRVIQLLSTQHSVSNMQLTAPLVSYYSKTLHGLLLNTRAEKTRSFLASSPVKLLSSFWGGSSVHLSDTASVSSKHKQVPSIHRNNSQASVVSSIKGGKDGVSQEETRTDNPLVRLEQTFTSYVAALQNRKGLIIGRTLLQRSVVDELTVNELYNRLIEIPYDFDATADLGTEVIFVAFEKFLRIAWADQISPVMSMKSLDTLQARVNKRVPGDFADFVNFLFGDMAPQNRRAFTALIKLLADLLDGCGNDGDRGALTLAFAELLVYDGTAANYINLLDRLVEDCDRIFEEPSLNHSFGLDSSTYESINSAIRGKGYTPSLASNTSSLRRKFGFDTLLRQNSKDDRSSVWRQLSKHRNPTASEAFSLSKTSLGRSRSIDDNTIPKKLARRPGSRDRPPIAGAFDEAQRPGSSHRLLETIGEPETERPPPRSPKKKRRSSLSDLKNYMEAVTLDDDESPQPLQDAKETSEKLNASPKTATSRIPVSPGVAQTMRVSRQKENVLDMLQPSLLEPSPLEPSDEAIRRPAPLKTHRHSKTLSSSNIPTLRPYRSAPPGAESPPRPNSSPSRRGTQRLRLQSPQKLRERLNTEKQAVDDVDASLRSELFKIGEEMARLSDAQSPGSQSVDMRQVTAAVRQLEDRVPAAIQEIQEKHAAIQHDMETTVKAAEAKVRAIDQLYKEAVAENELLYEKFNGELGKIVKALKGKGKEEKEELMVRLRDQSDETARMKKENARLKREMVSLRAALKGTTE from the exons ATGGTTCGCGTTACCGAAGAGCTGGTGCTGTCGTCAGATAGTGTCACTCTCTACCACGCCGCTGATCCTCTACTCggccatcttcctctgttACTTTTCCACGGGCCCTCGACTACCGCAAACTATACCCTCAACAGTTCTCGAGTACAAGTCCACGTTTTTACGCCAGCCGGCTTCCAGAGCTTCCCCCGAATAACAATATCGCCCAATTCTCCATTCTACAGCGTCGTCCACCACCTACCCCGCGAGTTTCAGGGAGATGAGGTCTACCGGGCCCTCGCCTTCGGCCTCTTCAAATACTTTACAGAACTACCCGATTGCGTTAAATTATATCTCAAGAATCTATACCCCACAAGAGGTCGACGTCCTGGCAGTGCTCCAGCGCTGTTCAGCGAACAACATGCAGCCGATATTGTCAAGGACATGGTCCAGAGCGATCACACAGCCGACATCATCGAGACTCTGCAGGACGCTTTGCAGACACAACACATCAGCCATGTCGATCTCGACTTTGTTCTTCCGCCAGGCGCTATTGTTCCACTACAGTCTGTCGACCTCGAAGATGTACccgacgacgaagatgacatCCTAGACCCAACATTGCGACAGTATGGAGGATACACACCTCTGATAAAATTATTTGGAGAACCAGTGTTTCTACCTACTAGCCGACTACGAAGAGCACCGTCAAAGCCGACTGCGTTGAACCGAAGCAAATCATTCCTCAAGGATCAGAAAATGGAGTTGCGTATGAAACTGACAGAACTGGTCGAGACTGAGGAACGATATGTGGCCAAAGTGAGGGAGCTGGTGACGAATGTCGCAGCCGACTTTCGCGAGGGCGCTCAAGCACGAGCGCCTGGCAGTTTGAGCCCCTCTGAAGAAGAGTTGGAGAAACTCTTTCCCAATTCAGCAGACGGTATTCTGCAGGTCAACTCGGCCTTTATGGAGGAAATGCGGAGGATTCTCGACGACACTGAAGAGGAAGCCTTACGGGATATGGAGACGCCCACGATGAACTTTATGGGCTCCAAAATTGGCCGGACAAGAGATCCAAGCGGTGCCTTGGCCATCGCCAGATTATTTTTGGAATGGTTCCCCAAGTTTACAGAGTGCTACCAGGATTACATTAAAGCTAGCCAGCACTTTCCCACACTACTCAACTCATTCCTCGATCAACAGTCGAGCTTTAGGCAAAGAGTGGCTCAAGCTGGCGAACAGACGATCCGCTCCATCCTTATTGAGCCAGTGCAAAGGCTTCCCCGCTACAGCTTACTCATTGACCAAATCGTGGGATGTATCCCCATGACACATCCGGCTCTGCAGCCCATGCTCAAAGCCCGAGATATCATCACCAATATTTGCTCAATGGATGAGCCCTTGCCTGACAAGCCACATGTCACCAACCGGCTTCGGAATATGGTTGAAGCTTGGCCATTGAACTTGGAACCACAAGGTCGTCTCATCGCAACAGCCGACTTCACCGAACTGGCACCTCCCTTCCAACCTTTACTCAATCAGTCGGATCGATCCGGAattttcctcctcttctcagACTGTGTGGTTATAATCAAGAAGATGAGTGGAACCATGACAGGTCGAGACCTCCTCCGTGAGATCGAGAAACCCTCTGCAGCTGGTTTACTTATCTCCATGACCAATGCCGCAGGTGGTCCAGCCGCGTATGAATTTGTCTTCACTGGATGGCATGACTTGGCCGAGGTTCGATTTACCGAGGCAGACGATGGAACGCTCTTCTGGATGACTTCGACGGAGGAGATGAGAGGTGCTCATCCAGGCGAGCACCGAATTAGTAAAGCGGTCACGTCGCGATGCTTCCTGCTACAAGAGATGTACGAAGCAAGAGCCGCCAAATGGGGAGAGGATGTGGTAAAGGCAAGAATTGAAGCTCGATTTTCGGAAAAGGAGCGAGAGGATCCTACCTGGACTTTACGGTCAGCGCGCATGCCAGATAGCAACCTTGGGCTTCACGCAGCTATCTTCCAGGAGGGTGCCGACCAGCTTATCGAAGGCCGCAAGGAGCCTGCCCCAATTCGAGTGGTTGTCGATCATGATATGGGTACTAAAGGGGCACCCGTAGGCCATTACGGGGTTGAGATTGTTGTCAACGTGACGACCAATGACATGAAGCGGGTATCAATGCTCACAGTTGGATTAAATGGGAGGCAATTCCAGGATGACGTTGCCCTGGAAGACTTCCTCCCTACAATGTCACGACGAG TGATCCAACTACTGAGCACGCAGCATAGTGTTTCCAATATGCAATTGACGGCACCTCTCGTCTCATATTACTCCAAGACGCTTCATGGTCTTCTACTCAACACCAGAGCGGAGAAGACCAGGTCATTTCTCGCTTCATCCCCTGTAAAACTCCTCTCCAGTTTCTGGGGCGGCAGCTCGGTCCATCTTTCTGACACGGCGAGTGTGAGCTCAAAACACAAGCAGGTGCCTTCGATACATCGCAACAACAGCCAGGCATCTGTCGTCAGCTCAATAAAGGGGGGCAAGGATGGCGTTTCTCAAGAGGAAACCCGTACCGATAACCCGTTAGTACGACTAGAGCAAACGTTCACTAGCTATGTCGCCGCTCTACAGAACCGCAAGGGTCTCATTATTGGTCGTACCTTGTTACAACGCTCAGTGGTTGACGAACTAACGGTCAATGAACTTTACAACAGACTCATCGAGATCCCTTATGATTTTGATGCCACTGCTGACCTAGGCACCGAGGTCATTTTTGTTGCTTTTGAAAAATTTCTTCGAATCGCATGGGCCGACCAAATAAGCCCAGTCATGTCAATGAAATCTCTGGATACTCTGCAAGCACGCGTTAACAAGAGAGTGCCCGGCGACTTTGCAGATTTTGTTAACTTTTTGTTCGGTGACATGGCTCCACAGAATCGCCGCGCGTTCACTGCTCTCATCAAGCTCTTGGCCGATCTGCTGGATGGGTGCGGCAATGATGGCGACAGAGGAGCATTGACACTTGCTTTTGCAGAGTTGCTAGTATATGACGGAACAGCCGCAAATTATATCAATCTACTCGATCGTCTTGTGGAAGACTGCGATCGGATCTTCGAAGAGCCCAGCTTGAACCACAGTTTTGGACTGGACAGCTCAACTTATGAGTCAATTAACTCGGCTATTCGTGGTAAAGGATACACCCCTTCGTTGGCATCAAACACGTCATCACTGCGCCGCAAGTTTGGTTTCGATACCCTATTGCGACAGAACAGCAAAGACGACCGATCATCAGTATGGCGACAACTCAGTAAGCACAGAAACCCCACAGCAAGCGAAGCTTTCAGCTTATCAAAAACGTCATTAGGCCGTTCGAGGTCCATCGATGACAACACAATACCCAAAAAGCTAGCAAGGAGACCAGGTTCCAGGGATCGTCCACCCATAGCAGGGGCGTTTGACGAAGCACAGAGACCAGGAAGCTCCCATCGATTATTGGAAACAATAGGAGAGCCAGAGACGGAGCGCCCACCACCGCGGTCgcccaagaagaagcgtCGCAGCTCTCTGTCGGATCTAAAGAACTACATGGAAGCGGTGACCCTGGACGATGACGAATCACCGCAGCCACTTCAAGACGCAAAGGAAACATCAGAGAAGCTCAACGCAAGCCCCAAGACAGCGACGTCTAGGATACCAGTTAGTCCCGGTGTGGCCCAGACGATGCGAGTATCAAGGCAGAAAGAAAATGTCTTAGACATGCTTCAGCCTAGTCTGCTTGAACCAAGTCCCTTGGAGCCTTCTGATGAGGCAATCCGTCGACCCGCACCACTCAAAACTCACAGGCATTCCAAGACATTATCTTCAAGTAACATACCGACGTTGCGCCCATACCGTTCTGCACCTCCAGGGGCTGAATCACCTCCTCGTCCAAACTCAAGCCCATCTAGGCGTGGAACTCAGAGACTCCGCTTACAATCTCCGCAAAAGCTTCGAGAACGGCTCAATACGGAGAAGCAGGCTGTTGACGACGTGGATGCTTCTCTCAGATCTGAGCTGTTCAAAATTGGCGAGGAAATGGCGCGCCTCAGTGATGCCCAGTCCCCAGGGTCACAGTCGGTTGATATGCGACAAGTGACGGCTGCCGTCCGGCAGTTGGAGGACCGAGTTCCTGCCGCCATCCAGGAGATACAAGAGAAGCACGCAGCAATCCAGCACGACATGGAAACTACGGTCAAAGCAGCTGAAGCCAAGGTCCGGGCCATTGATCAGCTATACAAAGAGGCAGTGGCAGAGAACGAATTACTGTATGAGAAATTCAACGGGGAGCTTGGCAAAATTGTCAAGGCtctcaagggcaagggcaaagaagaaaaggaagaactgATGGTTCGGCTGCGTGATCAAAGCGACGAGACAGCACGAATGAAGAAGGAGAACGCGCGACTCAAGCGCGAGATGGTTAGTCTGCGTGCGGCATTGAAGGGGACGACAGAGTAG